In Clupea harengus chromosome 1, Ch_v2.0.2, whole genome shotgun sequence, one DNA window encodes the following:
- the LOC116220538 gene encoding uncharacterized protein LOC116220538: protein MVFNSILHTPMTRMQFAELCMAILKVVSLSSITVILPAYICVVKDAESSASRSSTPTTFSVIASTERAPSSVPSPESLVTDGDTFTTITTILESILSSGNVHNIAKNLVSQVQGVLQDSSPTSIPVAASKSVSDSEILQKRVPQRTVSASQLVYSYAEEAIKNLLQPYFLPLVAWNAREDAASARVPLPRIPSPVPSLLGLDKAEGTCLITRLIQRLPAYIHFREPVDSSATSEQDVISPSRKFSDVANLFTRVMTFQVMDMVDSELDRHQRSSDVSRMLSTAEDNISAGHYDDLFSGLIQRFIAEFSYSDSIFSDEVDDVSDTAFSTRSQSTRSGTASQKLENMLGLFTRVMISQVMDVLRIESGVELDRDMIRTRSPSSVGSVLGTDSSDYGCFVTVLMLRLLAKIKDQPNASADMMYSSRELIEKVLSEFSSASGTPNFQTYPSTLKIQATSRTMDKFLLKEFGPETVLQRAVETQDVSFDRTLLTALRKELLQQCDTEATAAPSAQAAPPSPQPVPVADEGRTSRTKLKMPKKRFNIKVTHFIN from the exons ATGGTTTTCAACAGCATATTGCATACTCCT ATGACAAGGATGCAGTTTGCTGAACTGTGCATGGCCATCTTGAAGGTTGTGAGTCTTAGCTCCATTACAGTGATTCTGCCTGCGTACATCTGTGTGGTGAAGGATGCTGAATCTTCTGCCAGCAGATCCTCAACACCCACTACCTTCTCAGTCATTGCCTCAACTGAAAG GGCTCCATCGTCAGTGCCATCTCCCGAGTCACtggtgactgatggagataCATTCACTACAATCACTACAATCCTGGAAAGCATCTTATCCAGTGGGAATGTTCACAACATCGCCAAAAACCTCGTTAGTCAGGTTCAGGGTGTTCTCCAGGACAGCAGCCCAACTTCCATTCCTGTGGCTGCCAGCAAAAGCGTTTCGGATTCTGAGATTTTGCAGAAGAGAGTTCCACAGCGGACAGTAAGTGCCTCTCAGCTGGTTTACTCCTATGCTGAGGAGGCAATCAAGAATTTGCTTCAGCCATATTTTCTTCCTCTTGTGGCATGGAATGCCAGGGAAGATGCTGCCTCGGCCAGAGTTCCCCTTCCCAGGATCCCAAGCCCTGTGCCCTCTCTGCTGGGATTGGATAAAGCTGAAGGCACCTGTCTGATAACTAGATTGATTCAAAGATTGCCTGCTTACATTCATTTTCGGGAACCAGTGGATTCTTCTGCAACTAGTGAGCAAGACGTAATATCCCCATCACGCAAATTTAGTGATGTGGCCAATCTGTTCACCCGAGTGATGACCTTCCAGGTTATGGATATGGTTGATTCAGAGCTGGATAGACATCAAAGATCTTCTGATGTATCCAGGATGTTGTCGACAGCTGAAGATAATATTAGTGCTGGTCACTACGATGATCTGTTCTCTGGATTGATCCAGAGGTTCATTGCAGAATTCAGTTATTCTGACTCTATTTTCTCGGATGAAGTGGATGACGTCAGCGACACAGCATTTTCTACCAGGAGCCAAAGCACCCGATCTGGCACTGCCTCACAAAAACTTGAAAACATGTTAGGTCTGTTCACCAGGGTGATGATTAGCCAAGTAATGGATGTCCTCCGCATTGAATCAGGAGTCGAACTGGACAGAGATATGATAAGAACACGAAGTCCCTCCTCTGTAGGCTCTGTGCTCGGTACAGACAGCAGCGACTATGGCTGTTTTGTCACTGTTCTGATGCTAAGGCTGTTAGCCAAAATCAAGGATCAACCAAATGCCTCTGCTGATATGATGTATTCCTCCCGAGAGTTGATTGAGAAAGTCCTGTCCGAGTTCAGTAGTGCCTCAGGAACTCCAAACTTCCAGACTTATCCAAGCACCTTAAAGATTCAGGCAACATCCAGAACCATGGACAAGTTCCTTCTGAAGGAATTTGGACCCGAAACTGTCCTGCAGAGAGCTGTGGAGACACAGGATGTCTCTTTTGATAGAACCTTGCTGACGGCCTTGAGAAAGGAACTGCTGCAGCAGTGTGATACAGAAGCTACTGCTGCCCCATCAGCCCAAGCTGCTCCACCCTCCCCTCAGCCAGTGCCTGTTGCAGATGAGGGGCGAACCAGCAGGACTAAACTGAAGATGCCCAAAAAGAGGTTCAACATAAAG GTAACTCATTTCATCAACTGA